Sequence from the Fibrobacter sp. UWB2 genome:
TGTTTAATGTATGCTTTGCTATGGGGTAGATGCAAGTGTCACCATTGCTGTAAATGGTGTCTCGGGCGTTACTAGAAGTGGCGCTTCCGTAGAAATCATTTTCAAGGAGAATCTCAGTTTTGGTTCCGCTTTCGAGTAGTATTGTTTGCCCGAAACAGGTTGCGCATGAGTAGATTCCGTATGGATCACGTACTTGACCGATGTCGAGAATTTCGATGGGGTACAAACCCTCTTTGACATTTTGTTGGTAGTGATAGGTGATTTGGGGACCTTGAGGCGCACGCATGTTAAGCTGATTGACATAAAGGTTCCATGCGGCTTCCATGTTTGATGCGGTGCTGTCGGCAAAAGCTTTTGTGGTCGCATGAGGGCCGTTTAGAACGTAGAAAACCTGAACGTGCGGCTTTTCAATGGTGTAGACTGAATCGTAATATTGTTCGTAACTGCATTTTCCGCTACGGTATAATGACGCTGCGTAGCCGTTTTGTTTGATCTTGTCGCTGTTTAGGAGTGCATTCAGAGTACCGCATTCGCCCTCGTATGCGTGGGCTGCGCAAATGGCAACAGCAAAAATTAGTGCTAAGAATCGCATTTTACTGTACTCCGGCTTCTTTGAGGATTTGCTTTGCCTTGGCGGTGATTTCGGCCGGGATGGTGAGCTGTTTTTGGTGCTGCGGCTTGATGCGGGCATCGATAATCAATGGCGCCTTGCATTTCCAATGCTTGTTTTCGACAGTTTCGTCGAGACCATAAATATCTTGGGCGGGGTCGGAGCGCGTAAACGTGAGCCAGAGAAAATCGCTCAAGATGTTGTCTGTGCTGAGGGCGCCTTCGTCAATGATGGAAATCCAGGGATAGTTTTCGCGGAATTCCCAATGGGCGAGGGCATCTTTGAGTTCGCGGAAAGGCTCGATGTTGTTTTCGAGAGTCGCGGGCGTCTCGTTGAAAGATGGACCTTCGATCATGAGCACGCCGGGTATCACGATGGTTGCTTTCTTGAAACCTTGCGGGAGTGCAAGAGTTTTTAAATCGCTCGGATTGTTGCGGAGCTCGCGAATCTTGGCGCCTGCGGCTGCAATCACGACTTTGGAACCGTGGTTGAGGCTTGTGCCGGTGTAGTCGAGCGTGTCGATGGTCGTCGCCGTTTGGAAATGCAAATCGCGGTCGAAGTGGACTCGTTCAAGAATGTGTCCGAAGAACGCAGGAACGTTGTTTACATCGAGGCGCGCCGCATTTCCGTCTGCGGAGATTCCCGCATCTTCTTTTGCGGCGATGAGCAAATACTTTGTTAAACTTGCCTGGTTGAATCCGAGCAGCGCATTTGCCGTCTTTAAAAGTTCCATCGGTTCGCGTTCTTCGGGGCTCACGTATGGCCGGAATGCTTCTGAACCGAGCGCTAGGCAAAGCGGGTGTACGCCAGCATCATCGACCGCGTGAATCCCGTAAACGCCCGGGAGCGAAGCGGGAACCATCGGCTTTGTGATTTCATGAATAAACTTGCCAAAGAGCGTATCTTCTTGTGGTGGGCGCCCGACGACCGTGAACGGGAAAATCGCGTTCTTTTTGCAGAGGACTTTCTTGACTTTCATGCAAGGGAAATCGTGCTTGCCGGAGTAGTAACCGATGTGGTCGCCAAAAGGACCTTCGGGTTTTAAGTCGGGCTCGAGCTCTCCGAGAATGCAAAAGTCAGCATCGCTAGAGACAAGGTAACCTTCATGTTCAAAGTAACGGAATCGGCGGTTGCCAAGCATGCCTGCAAACAAGAGTTCCGAGAGGTTTTCGGGCATGGGCATCACGGCGGCAAACGTGTGCGATGGAGGTCCGCCAATGAAAACGCTCACCTTGAGCGGGCGGCCTTCTTCAATTGCCTTCTGGTGGTGCCTTGCAATATCGCGCTTGATTTGGTAATGCAATCCGCATTCTTCGTTCGGAATGTATTCATTCCCCGAAATCTGGATGCGGTACATGCCTACGTTTGTCTGCATGACGCTTGCATTTTCGCTCGGGCGTGTGGCGACTTGCGGGAGCGTGATGAACGCTCCGCCGTCTAGCGGCCAGCTGACCAGCTGTGGCAAGTCGCTAAGGCCGCATTCTTCGAAGTCCTTGATGCCACCGGAGCGTCTCGGCAAAGAGCTTATTCCGGCAAAACCCGCCTTGAACAATTGCAGCGGGTGCCTGAATGCGTTCTTGAAAAATTCGACCGGATTTGCCTTGAAATTTACAGCGATTTTCGTCTGCTCAAAGCCTTCACGGAACAGAAAATTGAACCTTTCGTCGCTTCCGAAAATGTTACAGGCGGCACGGAACTTGCTCCCTTTGACATGTTCAAAAAGGAGTGCTGGGCCACCCTGCCTAAAATTTTCCCTCGCGATTTCGGCCATTTCCAAATGCGGATCGACTTCGGCGTGAATACGTTTGAGCATTCCCGCTTTTTCCAAATCCAGCAGGGCCTGTTCGAGGGACTTGTACATGATTTTATCCGGCGGTTGCGGACTGATCCAACGCTTCGAAAGCCTGCGTCTTCTTCTTTGCTTCTACAATAGCAATTTGTTCGCGAGCCATTTCTCTAGCCTTCATGGCGTAAACCAGGCTAGCGCTGTTCATGACAATGGCGAACGTGTCTTCTGCAAAATCCTTGCATCCCTGGAAGGTGAGGTTGTCAAAGCAGGTCGTCATGCCTTTAACGGAATCAAACGTGTGAGTTGCCGTAAAGCCACGGAAAGGACCTTCGCCAAGGCGCACGGCGATTTCAACAACGTTGCTCGTCTTGCCCGGCGTGACCGCTCCAATGATGCCAGTCCAACTTAATTTTCTGAAACCCGCCATAATGGTGTAGCGGATAAACTCGCCAGATTCAATGGTCTTGGGCAATGTGTAATAGAGTACGGCGTTTGTTCCGACGGATAGAGACATCGGCGCATAGCGCAAGATATCAAGCGTATCCGAAAGCGTGCCGTATTGCCAAGAAGTTTGACTGAATTGAACCATGCCGTATAATGTAGTAAATTTTTTTGTTTTTATACGCATTTCGTTAAATTTTAGGGTTTAATCTGTTATTCCATTTTTTTAAATTGCGTTGAGCATGAACGAGTTAGATGTTGATAAAAGTTTTTTGAAAAAAAGTACCCTCTTTAATATTTTGGGTACAGTCCTCAAAATTTGCGGCCCGCTTTTGACCATTATGCTTGCGCGCATCTTTGGCGCAGGCGAATTCGGCATATTTGTCTCGACTCAGGGCCTGTTGCTTACGATTGCTCGTGCCTCGACTCTTGGCCTGGATATTGGGCTCCGCTGGTATTTGCCTCAGAACAAGCTTCATGGGCGTGTGGCGTACAACGGCATTATGGAATCGTTCTGGATTTCTGTTGCCGTTTCGTTGTTCATCACGGTGGTGATTATCCTAGGCTCGTTCACGTCGCTTATTTCGGACGAACTCCCGTACTACGCGATTTCGTTGGTGTTCTATTCGGGAATGTACGTGCTCAGCAGTTCTTCGGAAGGGAACCGTAAGCCGTGGATCTCTATTTTCATCAATGACTTTGTGATTGCAGTGATGGCGCCGCTCGTGTCGATTGTGCTCCATTACTTGAATATTCCGCATGCGCTCCCATTTGGCCTTTTGTTCGGACAGGTGATTGGATTTACTTTGCACGCAAAGGCAGTGCGCAAGCAGTTCAAGACGATGCCGGTGATTCCGCAGGGCCGCGCATCTAAGGAACTGGTGATGTATTCCATTCCGCTTGGCTTGACGGTGTTTGTCGGGAACTTGTTGCAGCGTTCGACTTTGTGGATGGTTCTGTTCTTCCTCGGGGCAGAGGCTTCTGGCGTTTATGCCTTGATGATGACGCTAGCGAACGGCCTCCAGACGATTCGAAACGGTTTTAACCCGATTATTACGCCGGTCGTTTCGGGCATGGATGAATCCCGCCTCAAGACGGACTTGAAACCTGTTTATTCGTATTGCGTTTCGATGGCGACGATGATTCAGGTGATTATTGGATTTTTCATCGTGCTTTTCCCTGAAGAAATCATGTCGATTGCGGGCAAGAGTTACGTGGTGCAGCCGATGGCGCTTGGCATTTTGCTCTTCTTCCAGCTTGTCGTGACGTTCTTTGGCATGGTGAATACGGTCATCGATGGCATCGGCAAGAGCGTAGTCAACTTGAAGGCGAGCGTTATCCAGCTTTTAACTTCTGTCGTGGCGGGCTTTATTTTGATCCCGCAATTTGGACTTTTGGGCGCTGCGCTTTCGATGCTGATTTACGGAATCGTCTCGTCTGTTTATTGCAACGTGTATCTGCTCAAGAGAAGTCTCCAGCCGTATTCTTCCAAGCTTTGGATTGATATCGTGTGGATGGTGCTCTTGCTTGCGCTTTACATCTTGATTAACGCCCAAGTGGTTACGCTCACGATGGTCGGAAAGATTGCCGTTTACGTGTGCGTGCTGCTCCTGCTTGGGGCGCAGTTCCTGTTCTACAAGAGAAAATTTTAAAGCGATGCGGTGAACAAGTAGCCGAGAACGGTCTTGAGCGTTCCGGTGAAGTTGCGCCCGTAAATTGTCTTGGATGTTCTCCACGCATGGGCGAGGTTCTTGAGACGGTACGAAAGTCTAGAGTTTGTATGGAACTCGATGGCCTTGCGCAAGATTTCCTTGATATCGTGGTCTTTTTTGAGTTTTTCGTTATGCGACCACATGTACAGCGCAAATTGTGCGAGACGGTTCTTGCGGACTTCTCTTGAATGCCTCTTGTGTGTCACCTGCGAAGAATGCTTGCGCCATTTTGTCACGACAGTGTCGGTATAGACAAATCGGTTTTCGCCAATGGCGTTTGCGGCAAGGGACCAGTCGTGGGCATATTCGTCGTTTTCGATAGGGAAGAACCTCTCGACCGCTTTACGGCTGATGAGTTGCGATGCGCCTTGATAAAGATTGAAGGCGTAGCACTGGTAAATGAAACGGTCTTTTTGCGAAGTCAGGCAATTAGACTGGTACGGCGTCGGGGAAAATTCCTTGAGCGTGGACCCATCTTCGCGGCAACGGACTGTGCGGCCTCCGCAAACGAGATTGTCACCAATGGCTTTATGCAAAGTTTCGAGGTGGTTCGGGAGCCACAAATCGTCCTGATCGCTGAATGCGACAAAATCACCTTTGCAAAGCGATACGGCCTTGTTGAAGTTTTCGCGATAACCTAAGTTTTTCTCGTTCCTGTAAACATGGATTCTCGAATCCTTGCGGGCGTATTCGTCAAGGATTTGGGGCGTGGAATCGGTCGAAGCGTCATCGCAAATTACGATTTCGAAATCTTGTTCGGTCTGTGCCAGAATCGAGTCCAGCTGTTCCCGAATAAAAGTCTTGCCGTTATATGTCGCCATTGCAATTGAAATCATGACATAAATATAGCTATTTGGAGTGGCCGAACAGTAGTAATTTTCTACATTATTTTTATGATTCCTAAAAAGTTGCACTATATTTGGCTTTCCAATGACCCGCTGCCGCAACTTCCTCAGTTGTGCTTGAATAGCTGGAAACGTCATTGCCCTGATTACGAAATTGTCCACTGGGATATGGCAAAATGCCAGAAGATTATCGATTCGGTCCCGTTTGTGCGCGAGGCGGTTTCGCTTTCTAAGTGGGCTTTCGCAAGCGACTACATTCGCCTTTATGCCGTCTATAGCGAGGGCGGAATCTATTTGGATAGCGATGTTTACATGTACCAGAGCTTTGATCCGTTCCTGGACAATCGCTATTTCACGAATATAGAGTTTACATCGCACTTCAAGAAAAACAAGTCTTGGCAGTACTTGAACGAGGACGGAACCAAGAAGGACCCGAACCAGATTGCGCTCCCGGGGCTTGCTTTGCAGGCGGCCATTTTCGGTGGCGAGGCGGGGCATCCGTTCCTTAAGAAGTGCATGGAATACTACGAAAACCAGAAGTTCATTTTGCCGAATGGTGAATTGAATATCCAGAATATTTCTCCGTTTGTTTATGCGCATACGGCACAGCAATTTGGTTTTGTTTATAAAAATGAATTGCAGAAACTTTCTGAGGGAATGACGATTTATCCGGGCGATGTGTTTTTGCCGAGCTTGAACGAATCAAAGACGAAACCTTTTGCGATTCACGTGACGAACGGCAGCTGGCGCCCGCTTTGGCAACGCATCAAGAACTTCCTCCGAAATGCACCGCGTGGCACGATGGAAAGCCGCCTTGCCGCATACGAAAACAAGAAACCGATTGAGCTTTAAGGATGACTATGCCTTCTGTGAAATATCTTTTTGTGTTGA
This genomic interval carries:
- a CDS encoding UbiD family decarboxylase yields the protein MYKSLEQALLDLEKAGMLKRIHAEVDPHLEMAEIARENFRQGGPALLFEHVKGSKFRAACNIFGSDERFNFLFREGFEQTKIAVNFKANPVEFFKNAFRHPLQLFKAGFAGISSLPRRSGGIKDFEECGLSDLPQLVSWPLDGGAFITLPQVATRPSENASVMQTNVGMYRIQISGNEYIPNEECGLHYQIKRDIARHHQKAIEEGRPLKVSVFIGGPPSHTFAAVMPMPENLSELLFAGMLGNRRFRYFEHEGYLVSSDADFCILGELEPDLKPEGPFGDHIGYYSGKHDFPCMKVKKVLCKKNAIFPFTVVGRPPQEDTLFGKFIHEITKPMVPASLPGVYGIHAVDDAGVHPLCLALGSEAFRPYVSPEEREPMELLKTANALLGFNQASLTKYLLIAAKEDAGISADGNAARLDVNNVPAFFGHILERVHFDRDLHFQTATTIDTLDYTGTSLNHGSKVVIAAAGAKIRELRNNPSDLKTLALPQGFKKATIVIPGVLMIEGPSFNETPATLENNIEPFRELKDALAHWEFRENYPWISIIDEGALSTDNILSDFLWLTFTRSDPAQDIYGLDETVENKHWKCKAPLIIDARIKPQHQKQLTIPAEITAKAKQILKEAGVQ
- a CDS encoding polysaccharide biosynthesis C-terminal domain-containing protein; this translates as MNELDVDKSFLKKSTLFNILGTVLKICGPLLTIMLARIFGAGEFGIFVSTQGLLLTIARASTLGLDIGLRWYLPQNKLHGRVAYNGIMESFWISVAVSLFITVVIILGSFTSLISDELPYYAISLVFYSGMYVLSSSSEGNRKPWISIFINDFVIAVMAPLVSIVLHYLNIPHALPFGLLFGQVIGFTLHAKAVRKQFKTMPVIPQGRASKELVMYSIPLGLTVFVGNLLQRSTLWMVLFFLGAEASGVYALMMTLANGLQTIRNGFNPIITPVVSGMDESRLKTDLKPVYSYCVSMATMIQVIIGFFIVLFPEEIMSIAGKSYVVQPMALGILLFFQLVVTFFGMVNTVIDGIGKSVVNLKASVIQLLTSVVAGFILIPQFGLLGAALSMLIYGIVSSVYCNVYLLKRSLQPYSSKLWIDIVWMVLLLALYILINAQVVTLTMVGKIAVYVCVLLLLGAQFLFYKRKF
- a CDS encoding glycosyltransferase, producing MISIAMATYNGKTFIREQLDSILAQTEQDFEIVICDDASTDSTPQILDEYARKDSRIHVYRNEKNLGYRENFNKAVSLCKGDFVAFSDQDDLWLPNHLETLHKAIGDNLVCGGRTVRCREDGSTLKEFSPTPYQSNCLTSQKDRFIYQCYAFNLYQGASQLISRKAVERFFPIENDEYAHDWSLAANAIGENRFVYTDTVVTKWRKHSSQVTHKRHSREVRKNRLAQFALYMWSHNEKLKKDHDIKEILRKAIEFHTNSRLSYRLKNLAHAWRTSKTIYGRNFTGTLKTVLGYLFTASL
- a CDS encoding glycosyltransferase family 32 protein; the protein is MIPKKLHYIWLSNDPLPQLPQLCLNSWKRHCPDYEIVHWDMAKCQKIIDSVPFVREAVSLSKWAFASDYIRLYAVYSEGGIYLDSDVYMYQSFDPFLDNRYFTNIEFTSHFKKNKSWQYLNEDGTKKDPNQIALPGLALQAAIFGGEAGHPFLKKCMEYYENQKFILPNGELNIQNISPFVYAHTAQQFGFVYKNELQKLSEGMTIYPGDVFLPSLNESKTKPFAIHVTNGSWRPLWQRIKNFLRNAPRGTMESRLAAYENKKPIEL